From Synoicihabitans lomoniglobus, the proteins below share one genomic window:
- a CDS encoding exo-alpha-sialidase gives MTPRSICSPCSHRVRRWKLFAALAVWTAAVSAAETPMLNLSTTGEDPTLIDYAALPVLQGEHALVTAGSLTKQPFVSKAVVFDLADLHDPREWVYRLHSYLAYHDGQYWALWSHGRIVEDHPTQHLRYATSPDGLHWSDAGIVAGPPTRDGLRYIARGLWVRDGKLIALGSLDEAYQEGRVRFFGPSLALHAFEWNPAGERWEPLGAIADQAINNFPPAKLPDGRWGIICRGPDYRRDVFMLTGGVEAIDVWEKSPIVTEAPADGFRPEEPNWWTLPDGRLAGVFRDNSRSGRFYRAFSEDNGRSWSAPAKTNFPDATSKFFCLRTSRGYYVLISNANPAGRNPLCLSVSDDGVTFTAMAQLPIPVSPEGGVFDAEHTSGSVQYPHAMEHDGAVFVAYSRHKTAIEVIKIPLDEIERLRR, from the coding sequence ATGACCCCTCGCTCCATTTGTTCCCCTTGTTCACACCGCGTTCGCCGGTGGAAGCTTTTCGCTGCGCTCGCCGTGTGGACGGCCGCGGTCTCGGCCGCCGAGACCCCGATGCTGAACCTTTCGACCACGGGCGAGGACCCGACCTTGATCGATTACGCCGCGCTGCCGGTGCTGCAGGGTGAGCATGCGCTGGTGACCGCCGGTTCCCTCACCAAGCAACCCTTTGTCAGCAAAGCCGTGGTCTTTGATCTGGCCGACCTGCACGATCCGCGAGAGTGGGTTTATCGCCTGCATTCCTACCTCGCGTATCATGATGGCCAATACTGGGCGCTGTGGAGTCACGGCCGCATCGTGGAGGACCACCCCACGCAACATCTGCGCTACGCGACCAGCCCCGACGGATTGCACTGGAGCGATGCCGGCATCGTGGCGGGCCCGCCGACGCGTGATGGCTTGCGTTACATCGCTCGCGGGTTGTGGGTGCGGGACGGCAAATTGATCGCGTTGGGCAGTCTCGACGAAGCTTACCAGGAAGGGCGGGTGCGTTTCTTCGGCCCCAGTCTGGCGCTGCATGCCTTTGAATGGAATCCGGCCGGAGAGCGCTGGGAGCCGTTGGGCGCGATCGCTGATCAGGCCATCAATAATTTCCCGCCGGCGAAGTTGCCCGATGGACGCTGGGGCATCATTTGCCGGGGGCCGGACTACCGTCGCGATGTCTTCATGCTGACCGGCGGAGTCGAGGCAATCGATGTCTGGGAAAAGTCACCAATTGTCACGGAAGCACCCGCCGACGGCTTCCGTCCGGAAGAGCCCAACTGGTGGACGCTGCCCGATGGGCGCCTCGCCGGCGTGTTTCGCGACAACTCCCGCTCCGGGCGCTTCTATCGGGCGTTTTCGGAGGACAACGGTCGCTCCTGGAGCGCACCCGCCAAGACCAATTTCCCCGATGCCACCTCGAAGTTCTTCTGCCTGCGCACTTCGCGAGGATACTACGTGCTGATCTCCAACGCGAACCCGGCGGGCCGCAATCCATTGTGTCTTTCGGTCTCCGATGACGGGGTGACTTTCACGGCGATGGCGCAGCTGCCCATTCCGGTGTCGCCCGAGGGCGGCGTGTTTGATGCGGAACACACCTCGGGCAGCGTGCAGTATCCCCACGCCATGGAGCACGACGGGGCGGTCTTCGTGGCGTATTCCCGCCACAAGACGGCGATCGAAGTCATCAAGATTCCGCTCGACGAGATCGAACGCCTGCGTCGCTGA
- a CDS encoding sulfatase, translating to MRVRLGYCAGIIGLVLFAGLTRAARPNVLFLVVDDLRPAIGAYGDARAVTPNLDRLAARGLLFERAYCQQALCAPSRASVITGRRPAAFPRISGGEGGAHYREELPDVVTLPQLFKQHGYHTESIGKVNHVYPPILDPVSWSVPERLADIVKRDEYLLPGNRIGGFIQPMRKGEATESVEAPDKAYVDGQAADAAIEALTRLRDQPFFLAVGTKRPHLPWSAPTRYWNLHEREKFGLSPEVAQPWAAAALVARPWRYEWRPDSGEMRGYTDIRTRSDIDAEKTRQLRHGYYAAASYVDAQIGRIVDAVTELGLADHTIIVLWADHGYHLGENGQWGKKTNTELDARVPLMIVAPGLTRPGTRTRALVELVDLYPTLAELAGLPRETALEGTSFAPLLDHPDRAWKSAVFGRYVRAGAVGQAIRTERYRYVEWTRSNDGTVIDRELYDVPADPWERRNLADLEPDLTTALARQLHAGWTAARPTSPFSR from the coding sequence ATGCGTGTGCGACTCGGATACTGCGCCGGCATCATCGGACTGGTCCTGTTCGCGGGTCTGACCCGGGCGGCCCGACCCAACGTGCTGTTTCTCGTTGTCGACGATTTGCGACCGGCCATCGGAGCTTACGGCGATGCGCGGGCGGTTACGCCCAACCTCGATCGGTTGGCGGCCCGCGGGTTGTTGTTTGAGCGCGCCTATTGCCAGCAAGCATTGTGTGCGCCGTCGCGCGCCTCGGTCATCACCGGTCGTCGTCCGGCAGCATTTCCGCGCATCAGTGGCGGCGAGGGCGGTGCGCACTATCGCGAGGAGTTGCCCGATGTGGTGACGTTGCCGCAACTCTTCAAACAGCACGGCTACCACACCGAATCCATTGGCAAAGTGAACCACGTCTACCCGCCGATTCTCGATCCGGTGTCGTGGTCCGTGCCGGAACGTCTGGCCGACATCGTCAAGCGCGACGAATACCTGCTGCCGGGCAATCGCATCGGCGGTTTCATCCAGCCGATGCGCAAGGGCGAAGCCACGGAATCCGTCGAAGCGCCCGACAAAGCCTACGTGGACGGGCAGGCGGCCGATGCCGCCATCGAAGCACTGACCCGATTGCGCGACCAACCCTTCTTTCTGGCCGTGGGCACGAAGCGGCCGCATCTGCCGTGGAGCGCGCCCACCCGGTATTGGAACCTCCACGAGCGGGAAAAATTCGGGCTTTCGCCGGAAGTGGCGCAACCGTGGGCCGCCGCCGCCTTGGTGGCGCGTCCGTGGCGTTACGAATGGCGTCCGGATTCCGGAGAGATGCGCGGCTACACCGACATTCGCACCCGGTCGGACATCGACGCCGAAAAGACCCGCCAGTTGCGACACGGTTATTACGCGGCGGCGAGTTACGTGGACGCCCAAATCGGCCGTATTGTGGACGCGGTTACAGAGCTGGGATTGGCCGACCATACGATCATCGTGCTTTGGGCGGATCATGGTTATCACCTCGGTGAAAACGGCCAGTGGGGGAAAAAGACCAATACCGAACTCGATGCCCGCGTGCCCCTGATGATCGTGGCCCCGGGACTGACCCGTCCGGGCACCCGCACCCGGGCGCTGGTGGAGCTCGTGGACCTGTATCCTACGCTGGCCGAGCTGGCGGGACTGCCGCGGGAAACCGCGTTGGAAGGCACTAGTTTTGCGCCGCTGCTGGATCACCCGGATCGCGCTTGGAAGTCGGCGGTGTTTGGCCGCTACGTGCGGGCGGGCGCGGTCGGGCAAGCCATTCGCACCGAGCGATATCGCTACGTCGAGTGGACGCGATCGAACGACGGCACCGTCATCGACCGGGAACTCTACGACGTGCCGGCGGATCCGTGGGAACGCCGCAACCTGGCAGACCTCGAACCCGATTTAACCACCGCGCTCGCGCGGCAATTGCACGCCGGTTGGACCGCCGCCCGGCCCACGTCACCCTTTTCACGCTAA